A genomic window from Winogradskyella sp. J14-2 includes:
- the ftsZ gene encoding cell division protein FtsZ, with product MSNSNEFGNIAFDLPKHQSNVIKVIGVGGGGSNAINHMFQQGIKGVDFVICNTDAQALQNSGVPNKIQLGVNLTEGLGAGANPDVGEQAAVESLEDIRRMLDTNTKMVFITAGMGGGTGTGAAPIIAKMAKELDILTVGIVTMPFQFEGKMRNEQAQRGIENLREHVDSLIVINNNKLREVYGNLGFKAGFSKADEVLSTASRGIAEVITHHYTQNIDLRDAKTVLSNSGTAIMGSATASGQTRAQEAIMKALDSPLLNDNKITGAKNVLLLIVSGSQEITIDEIGEINDHIQNEAGHGANIIMGVGEDDSLEESIAVTIIATGFNIDQQNEISNTETKKVIHALEEEVIEEVSTQEKEPAIITPDIVLEEKKEDPIVRHTLLDEEDPDTSATPNRDLIATTDLLRNIDVVYDEVLDTRAELNEEPEEFIITPIENKAEPIIEEKEEQITLTFDLPLSNNNEQETVEEPESGEEMMFFSLDEDVKDINVNEPVEIISVTEVNEQGEKRYALDDVEAYESSMNTKTETEVKEEVVFEKKVLPVEETEAISEDEIDPMNSPISDLIKARADERRKHMKDFNYKFNTAKIDEIEKEPAYKRQGVNLEEAQHSSETNASRLSVGTDDNDDIQLRSNNSFLHDNVD from the coding sequence ATGAGTAACAGCAACGAATTTGGAAATATCGCATTCGATTTACCAAAACATCAATCTAACGTCATCAAGGTTATTGGTGTAGGTGGTGGAGGTAGTAATGCCATTAATCACATGTTTCAGCAAGGTATTAAAGGAGTAGATTTCGTAATCTGTAATACAGATGCACAAGCGCTTCAAAATAGTGGTGTTCCAAATAAAATACAATTAGGAGTTAACTTAACTGAAGGATTAGGTGCTGGTGCTAACCCAGATGTTGGTGAGCAAGCGGCAGTAGAAAGTTTAGAAGATATCCGAAGAATGCTAGATACCAATACCAAAATGGTATTTATCACTGCCGGAATGGGTGGTGGTACAGGTACTGGTGCAGCGCCAATCATCGCAAAAATGGCTAAGGAATTAGATATACTTACTGTTGGTATCGTTACTATGCCATTTCAGTTTGAAGGGAAAATGCGTAATGAGCAAGCACAACGTGGTATCGAAAACCTAAGAGAGCATGTGGATTCGCTGATTGTAATTAATAATAATAAGCTTCGTGAAGTTTATGGTAATCTTGGATTTAAAGCAGGGTTCTCTAAAGCAGATGAAGTCTTATCAACAGCATCAAGAGGTATAGCAGAAGTTATAACACATCACTACACACAAAACATCGATTTACGTGATGCTAAAACAGTATTGAGTAACAGCGGAACAGCCATTATGGGATCGGCTACAGCCTCTGGTCAGACCAGAGCGCAAGAAGCTATTATGAAAGCTTTAGATTCGCCATTACTCAACGATAATAAAATCACTGGAGCTAAAAACGTATTGTTGCTGATCGTTTCAGGTTCTCAAGAAATTACTATCGATGAAATCGGTGAGATTAATGACCATATACAAAATGAAGCAGGCCATGGTGCAAACATTATTATGGGTGTTGGTGAAGATGATTCACTAGAGGAATCTATCGCGGTAACCATTATTGCAACAGGTTTCAATATCGATCAGCAAAATGAAATCTCTAATACCGAAACTAAAAAAGTCATTCATGCTTTAGAAGAAGAAGTTATTGAAGAAGTAAGTACGCAAGAAAAAGAACCTGCCATTATAACGCCAGACATTGTTCTCGAAGAAAAGAAAGAAGACCCGATAGTGCGTCATACGCTTTTAGATGAGGAAGACCCAGACACATCTGCAACGCCTAATAGGGATTTAATTGCAACTACAGATTTATTAAGAAACATCGATGTAGTATACGATGAAGTATTAGACACAAGAGCAGAGTTAAATGAAGAGCCTGAGGAATTCATTATTACACCAATAGAAAATAAGGCAGAGCCCATTATTGAAGAGAAAGAAGAGCAGATTACACTAACTTTTGATTTGCCATTGTCTAATAATAATGAACAAGAAACAGTAGAAGAGCCAGAATCTGGCGAAGAAATGATGTTCTTTAGTTTAGATGAAGACGTAAAAGATATTAATGTAAATGAGCCCGTAGAAATAATTTCGGTCACAGAGGTTAATGAACAAGGTGAAAAGCGTTATGCACTAGATGATGTTGAGGCCTACGAGTCTTCAATGAATACGAAAACAGAAACAGAAGTCAAGGAAGAAGTCGTTTTTGAAAAGAAAGTACTTCCTGTTGAAGAAACAGAAGCTATTTCAGAGGATGAAATTGACCCAATGAACAGTCCAATTTCAGACTTAATAAAAGCCCGTGCAGACGAACGCAGAAAGCACATGAAAGACTTTAATTATAAGTTCAATACAGCTAAGATTGACGAAATAGAAAAAGAGCCTGCTTACAAAAGACAAGGTGTTAATTTAGAAGAAGCGCAGCATTCTTCTGAGACTAATGCCTCGAGGCTGTCTGTCGGTACAGATGATAATGACGACATTCAGTTAAGAAGCAATAATTCATTTTTACACGATAACGTAGATTAA
- the ftsA gene encoding cell division protein FtsA, with protein sequence MDKHQISVGLDIGTTKIVAMIGRKNEYGKVEILGVGKSKSLGVHRGVVNNITQTIQSIQQAVQEAEAAASEKIEDVTVGIAGQHIRSLQHSDYITRPNSELVIDETDIDRLINQVHKLVMLPGEEIIHVLPQEFKVDGQAEIKEPIGMYGGRLEANFHVVVGQVSSIRNIGRCVKSAGLELEGITLEPLASANAVLSQEEKEAGVALIDIGGGTTDLAVFKDGIIRHTAVIPFGGNVITEDIKEGCSIIEKQAELLKIKFGSAWPGENKDNEIVSIPGLRGREPKEITLKNLSKIIHARVVEIIEQVYVEIKNYGHEEQKKKLIAGIVLTGGGSQLKHLKQLVEYITGMDTRIGYPNEHLAGDSDEDIASPLFATAVGLVMDGLKRQDRKKAEQVAEEVVENESEGTISEAQQDIVTEEPKKERRSFLDKLTERVKEFLDNAE encoded by the coding sequence ATGGACAAGCATCAAATTTCGGTAGGTTTAGATATAGGAACCACAAAAATTGTGGCCATGATTGGTCGTAAAAATGAGTACGGTAAAGTTGAGATACTTGGTGTAGGTAAATCCAAAAGTTTAGGTGTGCATCGTGGTGTGGTAAACAATATTACACAGACGATACAATCTATCCAGCAAGCGGTACAAGAAGCAGAAGCTGCAGCATCAGAAAAGATAGAAGATGTAACCGTAGGTATTGCAGGCCAGCATATTCGTAGTCTGCAACATAGCGATTACATCACAAGACCAAATTCTGAATTGGTTATTGACGAAACAGATATTGATCGTTTAATAAATCAGGTGCATAAACTAGTGATGCTTCCAGGAGAGGAAATTATTCATGTTTTACCGCAAGAATTTAAGGTTGATGGCCAGGCAGAAATCAAAGAGCCAATCGGTATGTATGGAGGAAGGCTAGAGGCTAACTTTCATGTTGTTGTAGGGCAAGTATCATCAATCAGAAATATTGGTCGCTGTGTTAAAAGTGCAGGCCTGGAGTTAGAGGGTATCACTTTAGAACCTTTAGCATCCGCAAATGCAGTGTTAAGCCAGGAAGAGAAAGAAGCAGGTGTGGCATTGATTGATATAGGTGGTGGTACAACCGATTTAGCCGTATTCAAAGATGGTATTATTCGCCACACAGCCGTAATTCCATTTGGTGGAAATGTGATCACAGAAGATATTAAAGAAGGTTGCTCAATTATAGAAAAGCAAGCAGAACTTTTAAAGATAAAATTTGGCTCTGCGTGGCCAGGCGAAAATAAGGATAATGAAATTGTTTCTATCCCAGGACTACGAGGAAGAGAACCAAAAGAAATCACCCTAAAGAACTTGTCAAAGATTATACATGCAAGAGTTGTAGAAATTATTGAGCAGGTTTATGTAGAAATTAAAAACTACGGACACGAAGAGCAAAAGAAAAAGCTGATTGCTGGTATTGTTTTAACAGGAGGTGGAAGCCAGTTAAAACATTTAAAGCAATTAGTAGAGTATATCACAGGAATGGATACTAGAATAGGATATCCAAATGAGCATTTAGCAGGTGATAGTGATGAAGATATCGCTAGTCCATTATTTGCAACGGCAGTTGGTTTAGTAATGGATGGTCTTAAGCGACAAGATCGTAAAAAAGCAGAACAAGTTGCTGAAGAGGTTGTTGAAAATGAAAGTGAAGGAACAATTTCTGAAGCGCAACAAGACATTGTAACAGAAGAACCTAAGAAAGAGCGTCGTTCATTCTTAGATAAGTTAACAGAGCGTGTTAAAGAATTTTTAGACAACGCAGAATAG
- a CDS encoding cell division protein FtsQ/DivIB, protein MVSFLFAFSNYRNDNRKVSEPNIEFTGENKLFITEATVSKLLIQNQAAVTGQPKEIIDLNDLEAALNSNPMIKKAEVFMSVNGELSAEIEQKRPIARVHTNASYYIDDEGSYMPLSSNFAARVPLVTGNIKKNNLNTVFQFAKAVDEDEFLKKHVIEIHQNEDETIDFRIRKSNFKVHLGTLNQLQKKINNFKAFYQKALKDKILDNYKLVNLKFDEQVICTKI, encoded by the coding sequence TTGGTTAGCTTCCTTTTTGCGTTTTCTAATTACAGAAATGACAACCGAAAAGTGTCGGAGCCAAACATAGAATTTACAGGAGAAAATAAGTTGTTTATAACAGAGGCCACTGTTAGTAAATTGTTAATACAAAATCAAGCCGCAGTTACGGGACAACCTAAAGAAATTATAGATTTGAACGATTTAGAAGCTGCCCTAAATTCTAATCCGATGATAAAGAAAGCAGAGGTGTTTATGTCAGTAAACGGTGAGCTTTCAGCAGAAATTGAACAAAAACGACCTATCGCTAGAGTGCATACTAATGCATCGTATTACATTGATGATGAGGGCTCGTATATGCCCTTGTCTTCAAATTTTGCAGCTAGAGTGCCATTAGTTACTGGTAATATTAAGAAAAATAACCTCAATACAGTATTTCAATTTGCAAAGGCTGTAGATGAGGACGAATTCTTAAAAAAGCATGTCATTGAAATTCATCAAAATGAGGATGAAACCATTGATTTTAGAATTAGAAAAAGCAATTTTAAAGTTCACTTAGGAACCTTAAATCAGCTTCAAAAGAAGATAAATAATTTCAAAGCCTTCTATCAGAAGGCTTTAAAAGATAAGATTTTAGATAACTATAAGCTTGTAAATCTCAAATTTGACGAACAAGTGATTTGCACCAAAATTTAG
- the murC gene encoding UDP-N-acetylmuramate--L-alanine ligase translates to MSALARYFVANGKHVAGYDKTPSDITTLLQESGVEVHFNDSISEVKQEFLDKETTLVVFTPAIPKSHSELNYFKDNGFKVYKRSQVLGEVTRQTTCLAVAGTHGKTTTTSILGHLLNECNAPVIAFLGGISENYNSNLIINGTEVTVVEADEFDRSFLTLSPDLACITSMDADHLDIYGNANELTKTFKAFSECIKPHGKLFVKNGLPLKGITYGVDDNADYSAKNIRIKNGSYVFDLKTPNGTHKDFQFNLPGRHNLSNAIIALAMAADYGCPYNQLAKGLASYKGVKRRFTYQIKTENFVFIDDYAHHPEEINAVHQAVREMYPDKKVLAIFQPHLYSRTRDFVDGFAQSLSKFDEILLLDIYPARELPIEGVTSEWLLSKIENPNKKLISKSAIIDEIKVSDAHVVLTIGAGDIGVEVKQIKEAFSIAS, encoded by the coding sequence ATGAGTGCACTGGCGCGTTATTTTGTGGCTAACGGAAAGCACGTTGCTGGCTATGACAAAACACCTTCAGATATTACAACGCTTTTGCAAGAGTCAGGTGTTGAGGTCCATTTTAATGATAGTATTTCAGAAGTTAAACAAGAGTTTTTAGATAAAGAAACGACTTTGGTTGTGTTTACACCAGCAATTCCAAAAAGCCATTCAGAGTTAAACTACTTTAAAGATAATGGTTTTAAGGTGTATAAACGTTCTCAAGTACTTGGTGAAGTTACTAGGCAAACAACCTGTCTCGCGGTTGCAGGAACACATGGTAAAACCACAACGACAAGCATTTTAGGGCATTTGTTAAATGAGTGTAATGCTCCAGTTATAGCATTTTTAGGGGGAATTAGCGAAAACTATAACTCTAACTTAATCATAAATGGTACAGAGGTTACAGTAGTGGAGGCAGATGAATTTGATCGTTCTTTTTTAACCTTATCGCCAGATTTGGCTTGCATCACATCAATGGATGCAGATCATCTCGATATTTATGGTAATGCTAATGAACTTACAAAAACGTTTAAAGCATTTTCAGAATGTATAAAGCCTCACGGTAAGCTTTTTGTAAAAAATGGGTTGCCACTAAAAGGCATTACATACGGAGTAGATGACAACGCTGATTACAGTGCAAAAAATATTAGAATAAAAAACGGCAGTTATGTGTTTGATTTGAAAACACCTAACGGAACACATAAAGATTTTCAATTTAACCTACCTGGTAGACATAATTTGTCGAATGCAATAATCGCCTTGGCGATGGCTGCTGACTACGGTTGCCCTTACAACCAGCTCGCCAAGGGTTTAGCATCTTACAAGGGTGTTAAACGTCGATTTACATACCAGATTAAAACTGAAAATTTTGTATTTATTGATGATTATGCACATCATCCTGAAGAGATAAATGCAGTGCACCAAGCGGTTCGCGAAATGTATCCAGATAAAAAGGTGTTGGCAATTTTTCAGCCGCATTTGTACAGTCGCACCAGAGATTTTGTTGATGGGTTTGCACAAAGTCTTTCAAAGTTTGATGAAATACTGCTCTTGGATATTTATCCGGCAAGAGAATTACCAATTGAAGGAGTAACGTCGGAATGGCTATTAAGTAAAATTGAAAATCCTAATAAAAAGCTGATTTCTAAGTCAGCTATAATTGATGAAATTAAAGTTTCTGATGCACATGTTGTTTTAACAATAGGTGCTGGAGATATTGGAGTAGAAGTAAAACAGATAAAAGAAGCCTTTAGTATTGCGAGTTAA